The following proteins come from a genomic window of Pseudomonas sp. MAG733B:
- a CDS encoding CaiB/BaiF CoA-transferase family protein: protein MGALSHLRVLDLSRVLAGPWAGQILADLGAEVIKVERPGNGDDTRAWGPPFLKDAYGENTSEAAYYLSANRNKQSVTIDFTRPEGQKLVRDLAAKSDILIENFKVGGLAAYGLDYETLKAINPDLIYCSITGFGQTGPYAKRAGYDFMIQGLGGLMSLTGRPDGEEGAGPVKVGVALTDILTGLYSTVAILAALAHRDHDGGGQHIDMALLDVQVACLANQAMNYLTTGNAPKRLGNAHPNIVPYQDFPTADGDFILTVGNDGQFRKFAEVAGQSQWADDPRFATNKLRVANRAVLIPLIRQATVFKTTAEWVAQLEQAGVPCGPINDLAQMFADPQVKARGLAIELPHALAGMVPQVASPIRLSETPVEYRHAPPLLGEHTLEILQRVLGLDAGAVAAFKEAGVL from the coding sequence ATGGGCGCGCTTTCGCATCTGCGGGTACTGGATTTATCGCGAGTATTGGCCGGGCCGTGGGCCGGGCAGATTCTTGCGGACCTTGGCGCTGAGGTGATCAAGGTCGAGCGCCCGGGCAATGGTGATGACACGCGCGCCTGGGGGCCGCCCTTCCTTAAAGACGCCTATGGCGAAAACACTAGCGAGGCTGCCTATTACTTGTCGGCCAATCGCAACAAGCAATCGGTCACCATCGACTTCACGCGCCCGGAAGGGCAGAAGCTGGTGCGTGATTTGGCGGCCAAGTCAGACATTCTGATCGAGAACTTCAAGGTCGGTGGTCTGGCGGCGTATGGGCTGGACTACGAAACGCTGAAGGCGATCAACCCGGATCTGATCTATTGCTCGATCACCGGATTTGGCCAGACCGGTCCATATGCCAAGCGTGCCGGTTATGACTTCATGATCCAGGGGCTGGGTGGTCTCATGAGTCTGACGGGGCGACCTGACGGGGAAGAGGGGGCGGGGCCGGTGAAGGTCGGTGTTGCGCTGACCGACATTTTGACCGGGCTCTACTCGACCGTGGCGATCCTTGCCGCGCTTGCGCATCGGGATCATGACGGTGGTGGGCAGCATATCGATATGGCGCTTCTGGATGTGCAGGTGGCCTGCCTGGCTAACCAGGCCATGAACTACCTGACGACGGGCAATGCTCCGAAACGCTTGGGCAATGCTCATCCGAACATCGTGCCTTATCAGGATTTTCCTACGGCGGATGGCGACTTCATCCTTACCGTGGGTAATGATGGGCAATTCCGCAAGTTTGCGGAAGTGGCCGGGCAATCTCAGTGGGCAGATGATCCGCGCTTTGCGACCAACAAGTTGCGGGTGGCCAATCGGGCTGTGCTGATTCCGCTGATCCGTCAGGCGACGGTGTTCAAGACCACGGCTGAATGGGTGGCGCAGTTGGAGCAGGCTGGTGTGCCGTGCGGGCCTATCAATGATCTGGCGCAGATGTTTGCCGATCCGCAGGTCAAGGCGCGCGGGTTGGCGATCGAGTTGCCCCATGCGCTGGCCGGGATGGTGCCTCAGGTGGCGAGCCCTATTCGCTTGTCAGAGACGCCGGTGGAGTATCGTCATGCGCCTCCTTTGTTAGGTGAGCATACGCTGGAGATTTTGCAGCGGGTGTTGGGGTTGGATGCTGGTGCAGTGGCGGCTTTCAAAGAGGCGGGCGTACTCTGA
- a CDS encoding acyl-CoA dehydrogenase produces the protein MAGKASFNWIDPLLLDQQLTEEERMIRDTAAQFAQQSLAPRVLEAFRHEKTDPAIFREMGEVGLLGATIPEQYGGSGLNYVSYGLIAREVERVDSGYRSMMSVQSSLVMVPINEFGTEAQKQKYLPKLASGEWIGCFGLTEPNHGSDPGAMITRARKVEGGYSLTGSKMWITNSPIADVFVVWGKDDAGDIRGFVLEKGWKGLSAPAIHGKVGLRASITGEIVMDNVFVPEENIFPDVRGLKGPFTCLNSARYGISWGALGAAEFCWHTARQYTLDRQQFGRPLAATQLIQKKLADMQTEITMALQGCLRLGRMKDEGTAAVEITSMMKRNSCGKSLDIARMARDMLGGNGISDEFGVARHLVNLEVVNTYEGTHDVHALILGRAQTGIQAFY, from the coding sequence ATGGCCGGTAAAGCTAGCTTCAACTGGATCGATCCTTTGCTGCTGGATCAACAGCTCACCGAAGAAGAGCGCATGATTCGCGACACCGCTGCGCAGTTCGCTCAGCAAAGTCTGGCGCCGCGTGTGCTCGAAGCGTTCCGTCATGAGAAAACCGATCCGGCGATCTTCCGCGAGATGGGTGAAGTCGGCCTCTTGGGCGCAACCATCCCCGAGCAGTACGGCGGCAGCGGTCTGAACTACGTCAGCTACGGCCTGATTGCGCGTGAAGTCGAGCGTGTCGACTCCGGCTATCGCTCGATGATGAGCGTGCAGTCTTCGCTGGTGATGGTGCCGATCAATGAGTTCGGTACTGAAGCGCAGAAGCAGAAGTACCTGCCGAAACTCGCCTCGGGTGAATGGATCGGTTGCTTCGGTCTGACCGAGCCTAACCACGGTTCCGACCCGGGTGCGATGATTACTCGTGCACGCAAAGTCGAAGGCGGCTACAGCCTCACCGGCAGCAAGATGTGGATCACCAACAGCCCGATCGCCGATGTATTCGTGGTCTGGGGCAAGGACGACGCGGGCGACATCCGTGGTTTCGTTCTCGAGAAGGGCTGGAAAGGCCTGAGCGCTCCGGCGATTCACGGCAAAGTTGGCCTGCGTGCGTCGATCACCGGCGAGATCGTCATGGACAACGTATTCGTGCCGGAAGAGAACATCTTCCCGGATGTCCGTGGCTTGAAAGGTCCTTTCACCTGCCTCAACTCGGCACGTTACGGCATTTCCTGGGGCGCACTGGGTGCTGCCGAATTCTGCTGGCACACCGCTCGCCAATACACTCTGGATCGTCAGCAGTTCGGTCGCCCATTGGCGGCTACTCAGCTGATCCAGAAGAAGCTGGCGGACATGCAGACCGAAATCACCATGGCGCTGCAAGGCTGCCTGCGTCTGGGTCGCATGAAGGACGAAGGGACTGCGGCGGTGGAAATCACTTCGATGATGAAGCGCAACTCCTGCGGCAAATCCCTGGACATCGCTCGCATGGCTCGCGACATGTTAGGCGGCAACGGTATCTCGGATGAGTTCGGTGTTGCGCGTCACCTGGTCAACCTGGAAGTGGTGAATACCTATGAAGGTACGCACGACGTCCACGCGCTGATCCTTGGTCGTGCGCAGACCGGCATCCAGGCGTTCTATTAA